From a region of the Oryza sativa Japonica Group chromosome 6, ASM3414082v1 genome:
- the LOC4340694 gene encoding 3-ketoacyl-CoA synthase 5, with protein sequence MSMAARFLDSLKATYQYYHRAMGNVLVAVPAAAGALVTVALLAPEAESTTVAIGRLRELIRPAHLFLAVFLPAAAATVYLVMRPRAVYLVDYACFRTAPNCRVPFATFLEHARQVPTLTERSVRFMTRLLERSGLGEETCLPPAHHYIPTYKYCTLEAARAEVDLVVFSAVDELFAKTGVSPDDVDILVVNCSLFCPTPSFVDMIVNRYKLRSDIRSMHLSGMGCSASLISIGLARNLLQVAPHGARALVVSTETITPNYYVGNERAMLLPNCLFRMGGAAALLSTSPAKARFRLKHVVRTLTGAEDSAHHCVFQEEDEHGSIGINLSKDLMTIAGNALKANITAIAPLVLPASEQLKFALAFIARKALSGRVKPYIPDFRAAFEHFCIHAGGRAVIDELQRSLCLSDEQVQASRMALHRFGNTSSSSVWYELAYVEAKGRMRRGDRVWMIGFGSGFKCNSAAWECISPARDDDGPWATSIHRYPVDIPDVLKH encoded by the coding sequence ATGAGTATGGCTGCACGTTTTCTCGACAGCCTCAAGGCTACGTACCAGTACTACCACCGTGCCATGGGCAACGTCCTCGTCGCCGTGCCGGCCGCTGCTGGCGCCCTCGTCACGGTGGCTCTCCTCGCGCCGGAGGCCGagtcgacgacggtggcgatCGGGCGTCTACGCGAGCTGATCAGGCCCGCGCACCTCTTCCTGGCCGTCTTcctcccggccgccgcggccaccgtgTACCTCGTGATGCGCCCGCGGGCGGTGTACCTCGTCGACTACGCGTGCTTCCGCACGGCGCCCAACTGCCGCGTCCCTTTCGCCACGTTCCTCGAGCACGCGAGGCAGGTGCCCACGCTCACCGAGCGCAGCGTGCGGTTCATGACGCGGCTGCTCGAGCGGTCGGGGCTCGGGGAGGAGACGTGCCTGCCGCCGGCGCACCACTACATCCCGACCTACAAGTACTGCACCCTCGAGGCCGCCCGTGCCGAGGTCGACCTCGTCGTCTTCTCCGCCGTCGACGAGCTCTTCGCCAAGACCGGCGTCAGCCCCGACGACGTCGACATACTCGTCGTCAACTGCAGCCTGTTCTGCCCCACGCCGTCGTTCGTCGACATGATCGTGAACAGGTACAAGCTGCGGAGCGACATCCGCAGCATGCACCTGTCCGGCATGGGCTGCAGCGCGAGCCTCATCTCCATCGGCCTCGCGAGGAACCTCCTGCAGGTGGCGCcgcatggcgcgcgcgcgctcgtcgTCTCCACGGAGACCATCACGCCCAACTACTACGTCGGGAACGAGCGCGCGATGCTCCTGCCCAACTGCCTCTTCCGcatgggcggcgcggccgcgctgCTGTCGACGTCCCCGGCGAAGGCGCGGTTCCGGCTGAAGCACGTCGTGCGCACGCTCACCGGCGCGGAGGACAGCGCGCACCACTGCGTGTTccaggaggaggacgagcaCGGGAGCATCGGAATCAACCTTAGCAAGGATCTCATGACCATCGCCGGCAACGCGCTCAAGGCCAACATCACGGCCATCGCGCCGCTCGTCCTGCCGGCGTCGGAGCAGCTCAAGTTCGCGCTCGCCTTCATCGCGCGGAAGGCGCTCAGCGGCAGGGTCAAGCCGTACATCCCGGACTTCCGCGCGGCGTTCGAGCACTTCTGCATCCACGCCGGCGGGCGGGCGGTGATCGACGAGCTGCAGCGCAGCCTCTGCCTCTCGGACGAGCAGGTGCAGGCGTCGCGGATGGCGCTCCACCGATTCGGGAACACGTCGAGCAGCTCGGTGTGGTACGAGCTGGCCTACGTCGAGGCCAAGGGACGCATGCGCCGCGGCGACCGCGTGTGGATGATCGGCTTCGGCTCCGGTTTCAAGTGCAACAGCGCGGCGTGGGAGTGCATCTCGCCggcgcgcgacgacgacgggccGTGGGCCACGTCGATCCACAGGTATCCGGTGGACATTCCCGACGTGCTCAAGCACTAG